Genomic window (Spirosoma sp. KCTC 42546):
TCACCGGGATACCAGTGCTGTCGTTGCTTCAGCAACTGATGCCTTGCAAAAAACAACCGTACCAACCGCAAAGCTACCGGCCCCTCTGGTGAAGGTGTTGACCTACATTGTCCAGCACGTTCACGGTGGGTATGGGTTGAGTACGTTGCCGGGTTTGGTGAATGGCGGCACAGTTAGTATCGCTTGGGACAACTCGGCCCAATTTAGCATCGATCAGCAGCGCAGCGTATCGACCCTGCACAGCTACGGCATTTACCTCAGTCAGCGGCTCGACCTGCCCTACCGGTTTTCAATCTATAATCAGAACAGCACCAACTTTGGGTTGGGGGGCATCTCGAACCGGGCCAATCTGCTTGGTCTTTCCCATACTATAGTAATAAACCGGCCGCACCGGCCCATCCGTTTTCTACCCTTCATCGGTGTCGAAACGGTGCGGCTGATGCGGTCCTTCGACGACATAGCTGCTAATCCAAATTACCTGGGCAGTATCCGGCTCAAAGGTGATGCCGTCGAGCCGATTCTGGAGAAGCGTTACAGTAATCTAGCTTATTCACTGCAAACGTCCATTGAGCTTAAGCGACATCGAAAACTAACCGTTGGCCTGACCTATCGGGTACCACTCCACGAATCGGACCGGCTTTATCTGAAAGAAACGGGTGGTTTTCCATTGTTCCGCAGGAAACGCGAGATCAACAATCAGGGCGATCAACGGGTGCTCATCAATAGTTCATTATCAATCATAACATACCAAATTGGTCTAAGCTTTTAATTCTATGAATCAGGAAAAAATTATGCAGCTACAAGCGTTAATCTCCAAACTCGAAGAGCGGGTACAATCGCCCGACGGGAAGATCACTATTACGTTCAACGGTCAGTGTCAGATAAAAGAAATGCATATTCCTGACGGTGTGCCAGCCAGTACATTGCAGACGACATTACCTGTACTTATCAATACCGGACTGTTGACTATTACCGAAAAGATAAAGTCAATAGCGGCAAGCGCTGTAGCTTGATCAAGAGCGGATTAAGAAAGTTGCTCACTCAATAAAACGGCTTCGTCTTTTCTCTGCGTGAAAAAGACGAAGCCGTTTTACATTTCACCTTCTGATACGACCAATCGTTATAACCTATTCCCTCTCGTTATAAACTACAACCGCCCGTTATTGAACCCCCTATAGCATCACCCGACCTTTGAGATAAGAAATCTCCTTATCCCAAACGTCACCACGATGCAACATCTAGTACATCCGCCCTCCGTCATCGAGCACACGACGGAGGCTTATTTGCCCCAGGTTACCGTTCGGGGCCAGCTCATCTACTGCTCAGTCGCACTCGCTATTGTTGCGGCTTTAGTTTCTCTCCCGTTTATTCATACCGAAATCTCCGTGCAAAGTGCGGGCATCATTCGCCCGGTGGCCGAGCGTAACGAACTCCGCCCACTTGTAGCTGGTACGGTCGCTCAGGTGCTGGTGCATGACAACCAGCCCGTTCGCCAGGGCCAGCCCATGATTCGATTACAGACCGAAGTGCTGGAAACCAAACTCCGGCTTAATCATTCCCAGCAAGCCGAAAAACTCCTTAACATCCGCGACCTCGACCGGCTTGTCCGCGCTACTCGCCCAAACCTGTTGTCGGTATCCGGTTTGCAATCGCCGGTTATTCGCCAGCAGTACGAACAGTTTAGGTTTCTGCTGACAGAAAACACGCAGACACAACAAAAACGCAAACGCGAACTAGACGTTACGCGTCAACTCTATGAGGACAAAGTGCTGGCCCAGCAGGAATTTGAAGACAAAGAGTTCACCTACAAAACCGTAGTGGCGCAATATGCTTCCCAAATTGAGCGGCAGGTAAGTGACTGGCAGGCTAGTCTGACCCAACAGCAACTCGCCCTCGACGAACTCCGCGCACAGGAACGTCAACTCCTCAACGAACGCGACCTGCACACCATCAAAGCCCCAGTTGCCGGAACAGTTAGCCAACTGACCGGCCGCTATCCTGGCAGCTATGTGCAACCCGGCGAAGTCCTTGGCGTGGTCTCGCCTGATTCCAATCTGCTCGTTGAGTGCTACGTATCGCCCAAAGATATTGGCCTGTTACGGCCCGGCATGACGGCCCGGATGCAGATAGATGCCTTCGATTACAATCAGTGGGGGTTGGTACAGGGAACAGTGACCGAAGTCTCGAACGACATTACCGTCATGGAAAACCGGCCGGTTTTTAAAGTCAAGTGTAAGCTCGATCAGAATTTCTTATGTCTCAAAGAAGGCTATAAGGGCTATCTCAAAAAAGGCATGACCATCCGGGCGCGCTTTGTAATTACCGAGCGAAGCCTGTTCGACCTACTCTACGACAAGGCCGATGATTGGCTCAATCCGAAAAACACAGCATTAACGGTCAATAGTAGTCATTAAGGGTCATGGGTTGTCATTTCTAAGAGCGAACCTATCCCTATGACCATCGAATAACGCGCAGCAACTGACAATCAATGACTCGTAGTAAACCAGAAATCATGGCAAAAAATACGATAATCAAACAACACGATATTACCGATTGTGGAGCGGCTTGTCTGGCCTCCATTTCGGCACACTATAACTTGATGATGCCCATTGCCCGCATCCGGCAAATGGCCTCTACCGATCAGAAAGGCACGAATGTACTGGGTATGATCGAAGCAGCTACCCGGTTGGGGTTCCAGGCTAAAGGTGTACGCGGTACGTTCGAAAGCTTATCGAAAATACCGAAACCAGCCATTGCGCACGTCATTATCAAAGAAGTACTCCATCACTTTGTGGTCATTTATGACGTAACCGATAAACACATCGTGGTCATGGACCCCGGACCGGGCAAGCTCGTTAAACACACGCATGATGAGTTTAAAAAAATCTGGACAGGCGTTTTGATTTTGCTCCTGCCCAACGAGCAGTTTGAGACGGGCAACGAGAAAATATCGGCTACACAACGCTTCTGGCAGTTGATTCAGCCGCACCGGAGTGTGATGATTCAGGCCCTGTTCGGTGCCCTGATTTACACCGTGTTGGGCCTTTCTACCTCCATTTATGTCCAGAAAATTGTCGACAATGTTATTGTCGAAGGCAATCGAAATCTGCTCAATCTGTTGAGCATTACCATGATTTTGATTCTCGTTTT
Coding sequences:
- a CDS encoding HlyD family secretion protein, which gives rise to MQHLVHPPSVIEHTTEAYLPQVTVRGQLIYCSVALAIVAALVSLPFIHTEISVQSAGIIRPVAERNELRPLVAGTVAQVLVHDNQPVRQGQPMIRLQTEVLETKLRLNHSQQAEKLLNIRDLDRLVRATRPNLLSVSGLQSPVIRQQYEQFRFLLTENTQTQQKRKRELDVTRQLYEDKVLAQQEFEDKEFTYKTVVAQYASQIERQVSDWQASLTQQQLALDELRAQERQLLNERDLHTIKAPVAGTVSQLTGRYPGSYVQPGEVLGVVSPDSNLLVECYVSPKDIGLLRPGMTARMQIDAFDYNQWGLVQGTVTEVSNDITVMENRPVFKVKCKLDQNFLCLKEGYKGYLKKGMTIRARFVITERSLFDLLYDKADDWLNPKNTALTVNSSH
- a CDS encoding YbaB/EbfC family nucleoid-associated protein — translated: MNQEKIMQLQALISKLEERVQSPDGKITITFNGQCQIKEMHIPDGVPASTLQTTLPVLINTGLLTITEKIKSIAASAVA